One Natrinema longum genomic window carries:
- a CDS encoding 4a-hydroxytetrahydrobiopterin dehydratase — MAALLSDEEIEDRLPDEWEREDDEIVRVYEFDDYLRGVNFAQMVGEIAEAQFHHPEIIIRYAGVEIRLTSHEEGGITESDIEMAELIESERDD, encoded by the coding sequence ATGGCTGCGCTACTTTCCGACGAGGAAATCGAGGACCGGCTCCCCGACGAGTGGGAACGGGAGGACGACGAGATCGTCCGGGTCTACGAGTTCGACGACTACCTTCGTGGCGTCAACTTCGCCCAGATGGTCGGCGAGATCGCCGAAGCCCAGTTCCACCATCCCGAGATCATCATCCGGTATGCCGGCGTCGAGATCCGGCTGACATCCCACGAGGAAGGCGGGATTACCGAGAGCGATATCGAGATGGCAGAGCTGATCGAGTCCGAGCGCGACGACTGA
- a CDS encoding helix-turn-helix domain-containing protein, with the protein MSTIADLRLPAAETALATAFERAPAATFELESSVSKTRPSLWVSGVDPETAGTAFEADPSVEEAELLVETGSRLLYDVTFSAGAGTNRLWDDLLADGGSLLEARASDGWWQVTVRYRDRDRLCDAYDRLVDRGINADLRRVTDVTDVEGHETRLTPEQQEALEAALEYGYFEIPRGISMEELAEELGISHQALSERFRRAYETLVDAELQPTGADTERTDGRIDQ; encoded by the coding sequence GAACGCGCACCCGCGGCCACGTTCGAACTCGAGTCCTCGGTGTCGAAGACGCGCCCCTCGCTGTGGGTTTCCGGTGTCGATCCCGAGACGGCCGGGACGGCGTTCGAGGCCGATCCCTCGGTCGAGGAAGCCGAGCTCCTCGTCGAAACGGGATCGCGGCTGCTCTACGACGTGACCTTCTCGGCGGGTGCCGGGACGAACCGACTCTGGGACGACCTGCTCGCGGACGGCGGCTCGTTGCTCGAGGCACGGGCGAGCGACGGCTGGTGGCAGGTGACGGTTCGGTACCGTGACCGCGACCGGCTCTGTGACGCCTACGATCGGCTGGTCGATCGCGGGATCAACGCCGACCTCCGGCGCGTGACGGACGTGACCGACGTCGAGGGCCACGAGACGCGACTGACGCCCGAACAGCAGGAGGCCCTCGAGGCGGCCCTGGAGTACGGCTACTTCGAGATCCCACGCGGGATTTCGATGGAGGAACTGGCCGAGGAGCTGGGGATCTCCCACCAGGCGCTCTCCGAGCGGTTCCGAAGGGCCTACGAGACGCTGGTCGACGCCGAGCTACAGCCCACGGGAGCGGACACGGAGCGGACTGACGGACGCATCGACCAGTAA